In Thermotomaculum hydrothermale, a single genomic region encodes these proteins:
- a CDS encoding RHS repeat domain-containing protein produces MKGNQTVLTKTEITTTYDENNQKITEVKEDYENNKITITIPEYYLFGYTEKPGEMPQNLTQNTSYTIKVYTTHYASIETTHKQVKLINMPFNLTFYHQDHLGTTRYITNDSGEILHTTDTLAYGEELTAPFENDKDEVLNTITYTGHEKNYETDLTYMLARYYSGQQGIFLSPDKFDLLGKINSLSANTNDPEKLKQLENLLANPLYWNKYTYCLDNPVNRVDKDGKFSVVFIVAVAVGAGVGIYYLEKWMDSTLTQAKKERYKQKYLMDSGHLRAAIKNYYSFNKSVYRSLPDVVKKVVPMIFSAIPQLPSGDWEVIKIMNKIGKNKIKNIAIKTALEEAIDHDLKKIERQLQDPNLSQKEKEKLIHIQKRLKLIKESL; encoded by the coding sequence ATGAAAGGAAATCAAACAGTATTAACCAAAACAGAAATCACAACAACCTATGATGAAAACAACCAGAAAATAACTGAAGTAAAAGAAGACTACGAAAACAACAAAATAACAATCACCATCCCCGAATACTACCTCTTTGGCTACACAGAAAAGCCAGGGGAAATGCCCCAAAACCTCACGCAAAACACAAGTTACACAATAAAAGTCTATACAACACACTATGCATCAATAGAAACAACACACAAACAAGTTAAACTAATCAACATGCCATTTAACCTAACCTTCTACCACCAAGACCACTTAGGCACAACAAGATACATAACAAACGATTCAGGGGAAATCCTGCACACTACAGACACATTGGCTTATGGAGAAGAACTCACAGCACCCTTTGAAAACGACAAAGACGAAGTACTAAATACCATAACCTACACGGGCCACGAAAAAAACTACGAAACCGATTTAACTTATATGCTTGCAAGGTATTACTCCGGTCAGCAGGGGATATTCTTAAGCCCTGATAAGTTTGACCTATTGGGAAAAATAAATTCACTTTCTGCAAACACAAATGACCCTGAAAAACTCAAACAACTTGAAAATTTACTCGCAAATCCACTTTACTGGAACAAATATACATACTGCCTTGACAATCCTGTAAACAGAGTAGATAAGGATGGAAAGTTTAGTGTGGTTTTTATAGTAGCAGTAGCAGTAGGTGCAGGGGTGGGAATATATTATCTTGAAAAATGGATGGATTCAACGTTAACTCAAGCTAAAAAAGAAAGATACAAGCAAAAATATTTAATGGATTCTGGTCATCTAAGAGCAGCAATAAAAAACTACTATTCGTTTAATAAATCTGTTTATAGATCTTTACCTGATGTAGTAAAAAAGGTTGTACCAATGATTTTTTCAGCAATTCCTCAACTTCCTTCAGGAGATTGGGAAGTGATAAAGATAATGAACAAAATAGGTAAGAATAAAATAAAAAATATCGCAATTAAGACTGCGTTAGAAGAGGCTATAGATCATGATTTAAAAAAAATAGAAAGACAATTACAAGATCCAAATTTGTCTCAAAAAGAAAAAGAAAAGTTAATTCACATTCAAAAGCGTTTAAAATTAATCAAAGAAAGTCTTTAA
- a CDS encoding RHS repeat-associated core domain-containing protein codes for MNKKQSSGLEMESFNTNSQFFSVLSNNFFLFKSNTLNLNHNTLTLTPNLPKTQNLLTQNPLFYTLTYGEELTAPYENNKNEVLNTITYTGHEKDYETDLTYMLARYYSSQTGRFLSPDPGYDYDQLDPMSWNLYAYVRGNPINHFDPTGLELSTEEKKRLEELYKQGEFKELDKEIRSILQDRMDKYNEWNAEYSGQEDFNSTVIDLKVNGYLKHVDWSKVDTSIKKLMIGPLAKKTINPPANYGKTREGSETGERVCNNMQTYVATPLIFIPGMSYVGAGVNFVAGYAKINFAETKVKLDPTEKNKKNLEMTRVQLGVGIFLFAGTHASALSLPPSGAKIYTKTVDVLTTILDTAFGIGEEQTQDNGK; via the coding sequence TTGAATAAAAAACAAAGTTCAGGTTTAGAAATGGAAAGCTTTAATACAAACTCACAGTTTTTTTCTGTTTTATCCAACAATTTCTTTTTATTCAAATCTAACACACTGAATTTAAACCACAACACATTAACCCTTACCCCAAACCTCCCCAAAACCCAGAACCTTTTAACCCAAAACCCGTTATTTTACACCTTAACCTACGGCGAAGAACTAACTGCACCATACGAAAACAACAAAAACGAAGTCTTAAACACCATAACCTACACCGGCCACGAAAAAGACTACGAAACAGACCTTACATATATGCTTGCACGCTACTACTCATCCCAAACAGGTCGCTTCCTCTCCCCTGACCCCGGCTACGACTACGACCAATTAGACCCAATGTCCTGGAACCTGTACGCATATGTGAGGGGGAATCCGATTAACCACTTTGACCCAACAGGTTTAGAATTATCAACCGAAGAAAAGAAAAGGTTAGAAGAATTATATAAACAAGGCGAGTTTAAAGAACTTGACAAGGAAATTCGTTCAATTCTTCAGGACAGAATGGACAAATACAATGAATGGAACGCAGAATATAGTGGACAGGAGGATTTTAATTCAACGGTAATAGATTTAAAGGTAAATGGTTATTTAAAACATGTTGATTGGAGCAAAGTAGATACCTCAATAAAAAAATTAATGATAGGACCTTTAGCGAAGAAAACAATAAATCCACCTGCTAATTATGGTAAAACTAGAGAAGGATCTGAAACAGGTGAACGAGTATGTAACAATATGCAGACCTATGTTGCTACACCATTGATTTTTATTCCAGGCATGTCATATGTGGGAGCAGGCGTGAATTTTGTAGCGGGATATGCAAAGATTAACTTTGCAGAAACAAAAGTGAAATTAGACCCAACAGAAAAAAATAAGAAGAATTTAGAAATGACAAGAGTTCAGTTAGGGGTGGGTATTTTCTTGTTTGCTGGAACACATGCTTCTGCTCTATCTTTGCCCCCGAGTGGTGCAAAAATTTACACAAAAACTGTAGATGTTTTAACTACTATATTGGATACAGCTTTTGGTATTGGAGAAGAACAAACTCAAGATAATGGGAAATAA
- a CDS encoding RHS repeat domain-containing protein, which produces MNRDKKLKSKLNDSGEILHTTDTLAYGEELTAPYENNKDEVLNAITYTGHEKDYETDLTYMLARYYSSQTGRFLSPDPGYDYDQLDPMSWNLYSYVRGNPITHLDPTGKWDEKKREEMRRKYMANPEKYKSLIEKLKKEAEKIDSSGDEKKAKEFVKKLDKNGLEVFFEDKNEIVRLGKVTNNGESALFSVTKRYNVAQSMQTHYKAMNSLSKFFGFFSRVPIAGSVFNFLSNWFGLNGLKKSDSNVGAKSMMYIIEMGMTFAPSPGEKMTDSCEGWGTGTLGALERKITSEKIDNAITTPIELIINDKLSKGSDN; this is translated from the coding sequence TTGAACAGAGATAAAAAATTAAAATCAAAATTAAACGACTCTGGAGAAATCTTACACACCACAGACACCCTTGCTTATGGAGAAGAACTAACAGCCCCTTACGAAAACAACAAAGACGAAGTACTAAACGCCATAACCTACACCGGCCACGAAAAAGACTACGAAACAGATTTAACCTACATGCTTGCAAGATACTACTCATCCCAAACAGGCCGTTTCCTCTCCCCCGACCCCGGCTATGACTACGACCAATTAGACCCAATGAGTTGGAATCTGTACTCCTATGTAAGGGGGAATCCCATAACCCACCTTGATCCGACAGGAAAATGGGATGAAAAGAAAAGAGAAGAAATGAGAAGGAAATATATGGCAAATCCTGAAAAATATAAATCATTGATTGAAAAATTAAAAAAAGAAGCAGAAAAAATTGATTCATCAGGGGATGAAAAAAAAGCAAAAGAATTTGTAAAAAAATTGGATAAAAATGGATTGGAGGTTTTTTTCGAGGATAAAAATGAAATTGTACGCTTAGGGAAAGTAACTAATAATGGCGAAAGTGCTTTATTTTCAGTAACCAAGCGATATAATGTTGCCCAAAGTATGCAAACTCATTATAAAGCAATGAATTCTTTGTCTAAATTTTTTGGTTTTTTTAGCCGTGTTCCAATAGCAGGTTCTGTTTTTAATTTCCTATCTAACTGGTTTGGACTAAATGGGCTAAAAAAATCGGACAGTAATGTTGGAGCAAAATCAATGATGTATATTATAGAAATGGGAATGACATTTGCACCAAGTCCTGGTGAAAAAATGACCGATAGTTGCGAAGGATGGGGAACAGGCACACTTGGAGCGCTGGAAAGAAAGATAACATCTGAAAAAATAGATAATGCAATAACTACTCCTATAGAATTGATAATAAATGACAAGTTGTCTAAAGGAAGTGATAATTAA
- a CDS encoding ankyrin repeat domain-containing protein translates to MKKRFFKRFFQVLLILILTFTMGCHLPNNKETAKEFINACKANNISEIKLMLAMGVDPDITDDGLTGLMVAAYNGYIELTQLLLKKGANVNKKYYGTMLAGLEGQTALYFAISGYAYYKKHDKQKAKRIEKIALLLVDKGIDINSKTEDRSNYLMQASWAGMESLIKKLIEKGIDVNYTSPDGFTALMTASLFGRYNVVKLLLEHGANPNLKVKKGEYKGYTALKLAEKKGYKDIVKLLKQYGAKEE, encoded by the coding sequence ATGAAAAAAAGATTTTTTAAAAGATTTTTCCAGGTATTATTGATTTTAATTTTAACATTTACAATGGGATGTCATCTCCCAAACAACAAAGAAACAGCAAAAGAATTTATAAATGCATGCAAAGCCAATAACATATCAGAAATAAAACTAATGCTTGCAATGGGAGTTGACCCTGATATAACAGATGATGGATTAACAGGTCTAATGGTTGCTGCGTATAATGGTTACATTGAATTAACCCAATTGCTTTTAAAGAAAGGGGCAAATGTAAATAAAAAATATTATGGGACAATGTTAGCTGGATTGGAAGGACAAACAGCCTTATACTTTGCAATAAGTGGTTACGCTTATTATAAAAAACATGACAAACAGAAGGCAAAACGAATAGAAAAAATTGCTCTCCTTTTAGTAGATAAAGGTATAGATATAAACTCTAAAACAGAGGATAGGAGTAATTATTTAATGCAAGCAAGCTGGGCAGGAATGGAATCTTTGATTAAGAAACTTATTGAAAAAGGAATTGATGTGAATTATACATCACCAGATGGATTTACTGCATTGATGACAGCATCTCTTTTTGGAAGATATAATGTTGTAAAACTCTTACTTGAACATGGAGCAAACCCGAACTTGAAGGTTAAAAAGGGAGAATATAAAGGTTACACAGCCTTGAAATTAGCAGAAAAGAAAGGTTACAAAGACATAGTAAAACTCCTTAAGCAATACGGAGCAAAAGAGGAATAA